The genomic DNA AAGGTGGCGCTGCACGCCACCGCCGCCACCCACCTGCGCGTCAAGGCCGCCACCGCAGGTCCCGACACCGTCGAACTCACCCTGTACGACACGCAGGGCGGCCTCATCGCCGAGGTCGGCGAGCTGACCCTGCGCACCCTGCCCGCCGGCCCCCGGCCGACCGGCATCCCCGACCACCTCTACACCCTGCGCTGGACCCCGCAGCAACTCCCCGCCGACGCAACGGACCTCACCGGCTGGGCCACCCTCGGCCCCGCCGCGCCGGTCCCCGACACCGCCGTCCGGCACCACTCCGGCCTGGCCGACCTCCTCGCCGCCGACGACCAGCCCACCGCCGTCGTCTATGCCCCCGGCCCCGGCGACGCCACCCCCGCCGCCGCCCACCTGGCAGTACACGACCTGCTCACCCTGCTTCAGCAGTACCTCGCCGAACCCCGGCTCACCGACACCCCCCTCGTCCTCCTCACCCGCCACGCCCACGCCCTGCCCACCGACCCCGACCCCGCCACCGACCCCGCGCACACCGCGCTGTGGGGCCTGGCCCGCTCCGCGCAGGCCGAACACCCGGGCCGTATCCACCTCGTCGACACCGACGACCACCCCGACACCCGCACCCACCTCCCGAGCGCCCTCGCCCACGCACTCACCAACCCCCAACTCGCCCTCCACCACGGCACCGCCCACACCCCCCTCCTCACCCACCTCCGCGACGATCCGCCGCTGACCCCGCCCGCCGACGCGGGCGCCTGGCGGCTGGACACCGCCACCCCCGGCACCATCGAGTCCCTGCAACTGCTGTCCCACCCCGAGGCGTTGGCGCCGCTCGCCCCCGGCACGGTGCGGGTGTCCGTACGCGCCGCCGGGCTCAACTTCCGCGACGTGCTCATGGCGCTCGGGATGTACCCCGGCGAGCAGATCATGGGCAGCGAGGGCGCCGGCGTCGTCACCGAGGTCGGCGCCGGCGTGACGGACCTCGCGCCCGGCGACCGGGTGCTCGGTCTGCTCCCGCACTCCTTCGGCCCGCTCGCGGTCGCCGACCGGCGCATGCTGGCCCCGATGCCCGAGGGCTGGACCTTCGCGCAGGCCGCCGCCGTGCCCGTGGTCTACCTCACCGCGTACTACGGCCTGCGCGACCTGGGCCGGCTGGCCAAGGGTGACGCGGTGCTCGTGCACGCGGCCACCGGCGGCGTCGGCATGGCGGCCGTCCAACTGGCGCGGCACTGGGGCGCGGACGTGTACGCCACCGCCAGCCCGCCGAAGCAGGGGCTGCTGCGCGAGCTGGGGCTGCCGGAGGAGCGGATCGCGTCCTCCCGCGACCTCGACTTCGTCGAGCGGTTCCGGCGCGCCTCCGGCGGCGCCGGCATGAACGTCGTCCTCAACTCGCTGGCCCGGGAGTTCGTGGACGCCTCGCTTGAACTGCTTCCCGCGGGCGGGCGGTTCGTGGAGATGGGCAAGACCGACATCCGGGCTGCCGCCGACGTCGCGGAGCGGCACCCGGGGGTCGCGTACCAGGCGTTCGACCTGATGGAGGCGGGCCCCGACCGGATCCGCGAGATGCTCGCCGAGATCGTCATGCTGCTGGAGTCGGACGTGCTCACCCCGCTGCCGCTGCGCACCTGGGACGTACGGCGCGCGCCCGAGGCGTACCGCTTCATGAGCCAGGCCCGGCACGTCGGCAAGATCGTGCTGACCGTGCCGGCGCCGCCGGACCCGGCCGGCACGGTGCTGGTCACCGGCGGCACGGGCGCGCTGGGCGCGCAGGTCGCGCGCCATCTGGCGACGGTCCACGGCGTACGGCACCTGCTGCTCACCAGCCGCCGCGGGATGGACGCACCAGGGGCCGCGGCGCTACGCGACGAGCTGGCCGGTCTCGGGGCCGAGGCCACCGTCGCCGCGTGCGACGTGTCGCGGCGCGAGGACGTCGTGCGGCTCCTGGCCGGCGTACCGGCGGAGCACCCGCTCACCGCCGTCGTGCACGCGGCGGGCGTGACCGCGGACGGCACCGTCGAGACGCTCGACGCCGCCGCCGTCGACCGGGTGTTCGCGCCCAAGGTGGACGCGGTCGCGCACCTGGACGAGCTGACCCGCGGTCACGACCTCAGCGGCTTCGTGCTGTTCTCGTCCATCGCGGGCACCCTCGGCACGGCGGGACAGGGCAACTACGCCGCCGCCAACGCCTGGCTGGACGGGCTGGCGCAGCGCAGGCAGGCCCAGGGCCACCCGGCGGTCTCGCTCGCCTGGGGCTACTGGGCCGAGGAGAGCGAGCTGTCCGGCCACCTCAGCGACGCGGACGTGGCCCGGCTGAGCCGCACCGGCATCCTGCCGCTGGCCACCGACGAGGGCCTGGCGCTGCTCGACGAGGCCATGGCGCTGGGCGACGCCGCCGTCGTGCCGGCGCGGCTGAGCACGCGCGCCGAGGAGGGCGTGGCGGTGCCGGCGGTGCTGAGGCAGGTGGTCAGGCCGGCGCGGCGCACCGTCGCGGCGGATGACTCGCCTTCCTCGGGCGGGTCGCGGGCACAGCTCGCCGAGCTGCCGGCGGCGGAGCGGGCGGAGGCACTGGTGCGGCTCGTACGTACGCACGCGGCCGCGGTGCTCGGGCACGGCTCGGCCAACTCCGTACCGCGCGAAGCCGCGTTCAAGACCATCGGCTTCGACTCGCTGGCCGCCGTGGAGCTGCGCAACCGGCTCAACGCCGCGACCGGCCTGCGGCTCCCGGCCACGGCCGTCTTCGACAATCCGACCGCGGAGGCGCTCGCCGCCCTGATCGACGGGGAGCTGCCGGGTGCGCCGGCCGCGGCGGCCCCGGCGGATGCCGGGGCGGGGAGCCTGGGTGAGCTGGAGGACATGCTGGCCGCGGGCACGCTCGACGAGCAGGAGCAGGCGCGGCTCGCCGCGCGGCTGAAGGCCCTGCTGTGGCAGCTCGAAGACGTGCGGCAGGGCGGAGCCGAGGAGGCCGGTCCGGCCGCCGAGGAGCCCGGCGGCGCGCTGGACGCGGCGAGCGACGAGGAGATGTTCGCGATGATCGACCGGGAGCTGGGCCGGGACTGACTCCCGCGCCCCTCCCGGCCGGTGGACCGGGGCGGAAGAAAAGACCGCCGGCCCGCGACGAGAGTACGCGGGCCGGCGGAGCAGGCGGCGGGGACGGTGAACCCCGCGGGCGGTACGGAGAGGGTCAGGTACTCGGGGCGGGAGAGGCCGGGTCCCGGGCGTCGACCGCCTCGTGCACGGCCTCCTCGCCGACGGCCTCCTCCTGCGCGGCAGGTTCCTCGGCGGCAGGCTCCTCGGACGACTCCGCCGCGGCCGGCTCGGTGACGCCCGCCTTCCCGGCCGCAGCCGTCTCGGGGGCCGCCTCCGGCGCGTACGCCTCCAGGAAGTCCTTGAGCTCGGACAGCACGTCTGCCGCCTCCGCCCCGTCGATCACCCGGTGGTCGAATGCGAGGCTCAGCCGCATCACCGGCGCCACCACGACGGCGCCGTCCCTGACCACCGGGCGGTCCACGATCCGCCCGAGGCCCAGCGTGACGGTCGTGCCGCCGACGGAGTGGAAGCCGTCCACCGCGCGGTGGCCCAGCGACGTGACGGCGACGGTGCCCCGCAGCTCGGGGCGGTGCGCGAACGACCGCGTGGCCAGCCGGAACAGCGTGCGGCCCACCGGCACGGGCAGCCGGTGCAGCTTGCGTACCGCCTCGAACTCCGGCATGGTCTCGGGGTCTCCGTCGCGCAGCCGGTCCACGTGCTGCTGCACGTCGTCCAGGCTCGACTGCTCCAGCTTCGGCACGACCGAGGACAGCACCACGCGGCGCCCGCCCAGGGTCTTGTCCAGCGTCACCTTGCCGCCGACGGTCGCGTAGCGCGCGACCTTGGGGCGGAGCCGGCCGCGGATGGCCGCGTTGGCCTCCGGGTGCGCGGCCAGCACGCTGCCGGACGCCTTGAGGACGTACGAGACCACCGAGTACCGGCGGCCGTCCCGCCTGGCCCCCGCCCGGTGCTCCTGCACCCGGCTCATGTCCACCTCGGTGTCGAGGAAGACCGGCGCCGTGGCCCGTATCTCGTCGCAGTGGTAGAGCGTGTGGCGGCGCTCGGCGGGGAAGCGGCTGACGCTCACGCCGCGACCGCCGCCTTGTGGATGCCGCTGAGGCTGCCGGCCTCCAGCAGGTCCGGCAGCGACACGCTGCGGCCGGTGCGGCGTTCGATGGCCGCCGTCAGCCAGAGCAGGTGCACCGAGTCCCAGCCGGCGATCTCGTCCAGAGGCCGGTCGGCGTCCTCGACGGACACCGGCAGGCCCAGTTCGTCGCGGATCAGCACCACAAGATCGTCGATGGTCGTCATGAAGCGGGCACTACCTTTCGGGGGTGGGTCAACGGGGCTGCGGCGCGGGCGCGTTCGTGAACGCCCTGATGTCGCGCAGGAGGGCGGTGGCGACGGCCCGCTCCGCGCCGTCGAGGTAGAAGTGGCCACCGGGGAACCGCTCGATGCGGAACGCGCCGGAGGTCAGCGGCTCCCAGGCCGCCGCCTCGTGCTCGGTCACCTTCGGGTCCGCGGTGCCGGTGAAGACGCTGACGGGGCAGCGCAGCAGGAAGCTCCGGTCGTAGCGGTACGTCTCCACGGCGGTGTAGTCGGCGCGCAGCGCCGGCAGGATCATGGCGCGCATGTCCGGGTCGGCGAGGATCTGCGGGTCGGTGCCGCTCAGCTTGGTGATCTCGTCGATGAGCCCGTCGTCGTCGCGCTGGTGCACGGTCTCGACGCGCGGCGTCGCCGGCGAGTGCCGGCCCGAGGCGACCAGCCCGAGGGGCGGGTTGGCGCCGTCGCGCTCCAGCCGGGCGGCGGTCTCGAAGCCGACGACCGCGCCCATGCTGTGCCCGAAGAGGACCAGCGGCAGGTCGGTCAGCGGCCTGAGCGCGGCGGCCACGCGGTCGGCGAGGGTACGGACGTCGCGCAGCGGCTGCTCGTGCCTGCGGTCGTGCCGGCCCGGGTACTGCACGGCCACGAACTCGACCGACGGCGGCAGTTCCCGCTGCAGCGGGAAGAACGTGGTTGCCGCGCCGCCCGCGTGGGGCAGGCAGACAAGCCGTACGTCCGGCTGCCGGGCCGTGCCGAAGCGGCGCAGCCACGTCTCGTCGAACGGGATCTCAGTGGGCACCGTGCCAACGCCTTCCCGCGCTCTCCCGGGTGCGAGAGGCGGCACACGGTGGAGAGCGCACCTTGAGCACTCCGACTCGTTTGTGAACCGCGACGCTACGGACACCGGTTGAAAGCCCGACAAAGAGCTTCTAAAGAGGTACGGGACCGGGAGACGGTGCCGCGGGGCGCGGTGTCGGCCGCGCCCCTGCGGCGTGCGGTGGTCAGGGCGGGATGCTCTTCAGCCGCGTGCCGATGTCGGCACGCTGGGAGATGCCGAGCTTCTGGTAGATGCGGGTGAGGTGCTGCTCGACGGTGCTCACGGTGATGTGGAGCCGGTTCGCGACCTGACGGTTGGTCAGGCCCTTGGCGACGAGCGCGGCCACGCGGTGCTCGGCCCTGGTGAGCAGCCTCTCCTTGCCCAGGGCGTCGTGCACGGCCTTGCTCGTCCGCTCCGGTACCGGCGTGCGCGCCACGGCGTGGTCGGGCAGGCAGTTGCGGGCGATGTGCGCCCCCGCGGCCTGCGCCCTGGCGGCCCAGGACTCGTGACCGAGCCCGCGCAGCGCGACGCCGAGCTCGTGCAGCGTACGTGCCTGGTCCAACCGGTCGCCGGTGGCGAGGAGTTCGTCGATCGCCCGGAACAGCAGCCCGGGGCGCTTGTGCGGCGGCGCCAGCCGGGCCCGTAGCCGCAGCACCATCGCGTGGTCGCGACCGCCGTGGCCGGGCGCGCGCGCGGTGTGCTCGTCGAGCATGCGGGCGGACATCTGGCTGTCGCCCAGGTGCAGCCACGCCTGGGCGACGTAGAGCCGCCAGGGCACCAGCGTGGGGTGGTCGACCAGGCTGCGCTCGGCCACCTTCCCGATCCGCAGGAAGTCCGCGAGCGCCGAGTGCGGCCTGTTCGTGGCGAGGTGGAAGCAGCCGCGGATGCACAGGTAGCTCAGCCAGTAGACGCTCTTCTCCCACGCCGGGGGAATCGGCTTGGCGAACACCCGCGCCACCTCGTCGTAGCGCCCCATCTCCATGTGCAGCGCGGCGAGTACGGCCTCGGCCGCGCACGCGTATCCCGTGCTGCGCTCGGTGATGACGCTCTCCACCAGCCGGACGCAGTCCAGGCCCGCGGCCAGCTTGCCCTGCCGCAGCGCGATGATCGCCTGCTGGAGCGAGAAGATGGCCTGCCAGCCGGGTGCGTCCCGGCTCGCAGACTCCTTGACCAGCCACTCGCACCACTGCCAGGCCGCGTCGAGCCGGTCGGCGATGACGAGGGCCTTGATCGAGCTGGCCAGCGACCAGACCGTGGCGTCGGAGAGGGTCGAGACCTCCAGCAGGTTCTCGGCGGCGGCGGCCCAGTCGCCGCGTCCGCCGAAGAGGAACGAGCCCTCGAAGGTCTGGAACAAGGAGGTCGCCGACGCGTACGGGCTCCGCGCGCCGCCGTCGGCGGGCGGGAGGCGCGCGGTCTGCGCGGCCCCTTCCTGCCCGTCCTCCTGCCCGGATGAGTGCTGGCTGTACCAGGCCCACAGCCACGCGATGCTGGGATGATCTCCGGCGCGTACGTCGGCGGCGCTCGACTCGGCGCCCTGCCGCTGCAGCACGGCGAACGCCTCCTGGACCTTGCCGTAGCTGAAGAGCAGGTCCGCGAGCCCGTCGTACGCCGTGCTCGGCATCTTGTCCGCGTGGAAGGCACTGAGCAATGCGGTCAGATGCCGGATTTCCGTGGCCGCGGGGCTGATGCGCTGCGTGATGAGCGCCAGGCGCATGTATATCTCGATACGGTCCGGGCTGCTCGGGCTGTTTTCCAGCGCCAGTTCGAGATACCTGACGGCCAGCCGGATGTTTTCCTGTCCGATGGCCGTCTCCGCGGCGTCGCGCAACGCGGACCGCTGCCACGCCTCCGCCGCGTGCCGGGCGGCGAGGAGATGCCGGGCCACTTCCGTGGTGGGACTTCCGGCATTGTTCTGGACCACGGCGGCGCGCCGGTGCAATTCGTTTCGCTGCAGGGTGCCCAGGTCCGCAAGAATTTCCCGGGGAGCGCTCTCGTGCCGGAAATTCGTACCGTCCAGGAGGCCGGAGTGGCGCAGCGCCTCCAACTGCTGGTCCATGACGGCCGGTGAAATACGGGTCATGCCCGCCAGCAGCTCGGGCGCCGCGGAATCCCCGAGAACGGAGATCAGCCGCCCCAGCTCGACGGCGGTGGCGCCGCTGCGGTAAAGGCAGGACACGACGGCACGGCCGTACATGCCCAGCTCCGCCGCGGACTCCGCGCCCGTCGGCCGGGCCTCCATGTCCTCGTCGCGCAGATCCTCAAGCAGCGCGCGCAGCAGCAGCGGGCTGCCGCCGCTGAGGTGGTGCAGCAGCTCGATCCACTGCTCGTGCGGGCGGTTCACCCGCGTCGTGACCGCCGCCCGCACCCCGCGCTCGTCCAGCGGTCCCAGGTGGATGCGCTGGGCGTTCGGCCGCCGCAGCAGCTCCGTCTTGACCGGCTGGTCGCGATGGCGCAGGTGCGGGCAGTGGGACAGCAGGATGAGGGTGCGTCGGCTGCGGTGCCAGCCGACCGCCTGGAGCAGGAAGTCCAGCTCGGCCCAGGGGATGTCCTGCACGTCGTCGATGCTGATCACCACCGCGCCGTTCTCCGCGACATGCGGCAGCGCGGCACTGAACTGCAGCGCGGGCGTGGCCCCCGCGGGGCCCTCGCCGGGCGGCGGGGCGGGCACTTGCGCGACGAGCTGCTGGAACAGAGAGATGGGCGGATGCGCCGCGGTGCTCCTGCCCTGGACGCTGAGGATGGTCGCGCCCATGTCGGCCGCGTGTTCTGTGATGGCGTGTAAAAGCGCACTCTTGCCGCAACCCACGCCGCCTTCGATCAGAATTGTGCGCGACATTCCGTGGAGACAGCGAGAGAAAGCAGACCGCAGCGCCTCGAATTCGGCCGCACGGATGACGAAAGCCATACCGGATTACTCACCTCCCGTTGGCGCAATTGATTCGTCGTGAGAATCAACGCACCTGAGCAAGTCCAGGTCATACGGCGCTCAGGGGAAGCGCCGTACCGCGTATTCGGTTAGTAGTTTCACAGGTCGAGTTTGGTTACGCAAGGCCGGGTTTTCTCAGGTCGCGAGATAATGCCTAGGTCCGTTTTGCGTCATTCATCCCGGCCTTGTTGTGGTGCTGCGGAGTATACATCCCCTGGGACAATCGCATCGGTCCGCGAGCGCCGCTCCCGACTTACGGGAGCGAAGGCGGGCGTACCGGACGGGGCGTGAGCCCCCGGAGTGCGCCCGCGGGTCC from Streptomyces sp. CMB-StM0423 includes the following:
- a CDS encoding thioesterase II family protein: MPTEIPFDETWLRRFGTARQPDVRLVCLPHAGGAATTFFPLQRELPPSVEFVAVQYPGRHDRRHEQPLRDVRTLADRVAAALRPLTDLPLVLFGHSMGAVVGFETAARLERDGANPPLGLVASGRHSPATPRVETVHQRDDDGLIDEITKLSGTDPQILADPDMRAMILPALRADYTAVETYRYDRSFLLRCPVSVFTGTADPKVTEHEAAAWEPLTSGAFRIERFPGGHFYLDGAERAVATALLRDIRAFTNAPAPQPR
- a CDS encoding LuxR family transcriptional regulator, whose translation is MAFVIRAAEFEALRSAFSRCLHGMSRTILIEGGVGCGKSALLHAITEHAADMGATILSVQGRSTAAHPPISLFQQLVAQVPAPPPGEGPAGATPALQFSAALPHVAENGAVVISIDDVQDIPWAELDFLLQAVGWHRSRRTLILLSHCPHLRHRDQPVKTELLRRPNAQRIHLGPLDERGVRAAVTTRVNRPHEQWIELLHHLSGGSPLLLRALLEDLRDEDMEARPTGAESAAELGMYGRAVVSCLYRSGATAVELGRLISVLGDSAAPELLAGMTRISPAVMDQQLEALRHSGLLDGTNFRHESAPREILADLGTLQRNELHRRAAVVQNNAGSPTTEVARHLLAARHAAEAWQRSALRDAAETAIGQENIRLAVRYLELALENSPSSPDRIEIYMRLALITQRISPAATEIRHLTALLSAFHADKMPSTAYDGLADLLFSYGKVQEAFAVLQRQGAESSAADVRAGDHPSIAWLWAWYSQHSSGQEDGQEGAAQTARLPPADGGARSPYASATSLFQTFEGSFLFGGRGDWAAAAENLLEVSTLSDATVWSLASSIKALVIADRLDAAWQWCEWLVKESASRDAPGWQAIFSLQQAIIALRQGKLAAGLDCVRLVESVITERSTGYACAAEAVLAALHMEMGRYDEVARVFAKPIPPAWEKSVYWLSYLCIRGCFHLATNRPHSALADFLRIGKVAERSLVDHPTLVPWRLYVAQAWLHLGDSQMSARMLDEHTARAPGHGGRDHAMVLRLRARLAPPHKRPGLLFRAIDELLATGDRLDQARTLHELGVALRGLGHESWAARAQAAGAHIARNCLPDHAVARTPVPERTSKAVHDALGKERLLTRAEHRVAALVAKGLTNRQVANRLHITVSTVEQHLTRIYQKLGISQRADIGTRLKSIPP
- a CDS encoding 2-oxo acid dehydrogenase subunit E2, whose amino-acid sequence is MSVSRFPAERRHTLYHCDEIRATAPVFLDTEVDMSRVQEHRAGARRDGRRYSVVSYVLKASGSVLAAHPEANAAIRGRLRPKVARYATVGGKVTLDKTLGGRRVVLSSVVPKLEQSSLDDVQQHVDRLRDGDPETMPEFEAVRKLHRLPVPVGRTLFRLATRSFAHRPELRGTVAVTSLGHRAVDGFHSVGGTTVTLGLGRIVDRPVVRDGAVVVAPVMRLSLAFDHRVIDGAEAADVLSELKDFLEAYAPEAAPETAAAGKAGVTEPAAAESSEEPAAEEPAAQEEAVGEEAVHEAVDARDPASPAPST
- a CDS encoding acyl carrier protein, giving the protein MTTIDDLVVLIRDELGLPVSVEDADRPLDEIAGWDSVHLLWLTAAIERRTGRSVSLPDLLEAGSLSGIHKAAVAA